Genomic window (Acidobacteriota bacterium):
CGATGAGCGGACGGGCGAGATTGTCCGCGAGAAGCAGGCATCCCCTCAGGCTCCCTCCCGCAACGACGCCGCCAACTGAGGAATGCGCGCTACCGGCAGCACCGAGATCCGGTCATCGAGACGATACGGCTCATCACCGGGATAGACGACCCAGAGATGCTCCAGGCCGAGGTCATCGAGCGCGACGCGCATCGACCGCGTCGTGCCTGGAGCGTCGGCGAGCTTGCACTCGAAGCCGTAGCGTTTCCCGCCGTGTGTGACTAGCAGATCGAGCTCCGCGCCGCCGTGCGTCGCCCAGAAACAGGCGTTGCTCGTCTCGAAGGCGATGCACAGTTGCTCGATGGCGAAGCCCTCGAACGAGGCCCCGACCTTGGGATGGCCGGCGAGGTCGTTTTCCCGCTCCAGATCGAGCAGGGCGTGAAGCAGGCCGGTATCGCGCACGTAGACCTTGGGCGCCTTGATCTGGCGTTTCCTCAGGTTCTCGAACCACGGCGGCAGGATGCGCACCATGAACGCCCCGGCGAGGATGTCGAGATAGCGGCGCGCGGTGCCCTCGCTGGCGCCAAGCGCACGGGCGAGCTCGGCCGCATTCCAGGTCTGTGCGTGGTAGTGGGCAATCATCGTCCAGAACCGGCGCAGCGTTTCCGCTGGAATCGTGATTCCGAATTGCGGAATGTCGCGCTCGAGGAAGGTGCGGACGAAGCTCTCGCGCCAGAGCCATGAGCCCTTGCCGTCCGGAGCGAGATAGGAGCGCGGGAACCCCCCGCGCAGCCAGAGCCTCCGCCACGAGTCTGCGGCTACCTCGCGAAGATCGAATCCCGATAGATCGACGAGCCCCGCACGGCCGGCGAGCGTTTCCGACACGCCCTTGACCAAGACGGGTGACGCGCTCCCGAGCAACAGGAACCTCGCCCCGTTGTCCGGCCGATCGACGAGAACCCGCACGGTTTCGAAGAGGGCAGGCAGCCTCTGCACTTCATCGATAACCACGAGTCCGAACAAGCGTCCGAGGGTCTGTTCCGGCGCCTGCAGCCGCCTGCGGTCGACCGCCGCTTCGAGATCGAAATACGTGCTTTGGTGGACGTCAGCCGCAATCGCACGCGCGAGGGTAGTCTTGCCGCACTGGCGAGGACCCGTCAGGGCCACGACCGAATGAACGCCGAACGACTCGTGGATGCGCGTGATAGGTATCGGGCGGGCAATGACCACATGGCATTATATTTCTTGAAAAACAGTAGTTCAATAGAGCATTTTCACGGATCAAAGGAAGTGGCCTGAACCGCGCGCTCGGGGGGTGCATGCTGCTTCCGCCGACTCCGTGACACCTTCAAGCCCCGGCGGCTTCCCGTCCAACGCGCGCTGGCACGTCACCGCATAGAATCTGCGATGTGCCGATACAGGCCCAACCTTGGTTTCGTCTCGCTGCCATCGTCACGCTGACCCTTGGCGCCGTCCCGGCGGCTGCCGCCCAGTCCGACGAGGCGGTGGCGGCACGGCTCGCCGGGCTCGCGCTCGACTGCGTGCACCGCGAGTACCCGAACAAGGTCGCGCACGTCCTCAACGATGACGGCGACGCGCGCCCGCCGCGGGAACTGACCCCCGCCTTCTACGGCTGCTACGACTGGCACTCCTCGGTGCACGGGCACTGGCTGCTCGCCCGCCTGGCGCGGCTCTATCCGGGGGCGGAGACGGCTGCGGCGTCCCGCACCGCACTCACCCGGAGCCTCACGGCAGAGAACCTGCGGGCGGAGGTGGACTACGTGGACACGCCTGGACGCGACACGTTCGAGCGGCCGTACGGGCTGGCGTGGCTGCTGCAGCTCGCGGCCGAGCTGCGCGAGTGGGACGATCCCGACGCGCGGCGCTGGCGGGACGCCCTCGCCCCGCTCGAGTCGCTGGCGGCGGAACGGATTCGGGAATGGCTGCCGAAGCTGACGTATCCGATTCGCGGCGGCGAGCACTCCCAGACCGCATTCGCGTTCGGGCTCATCCTCGACTGGGCCCGTACCGCCGGCGACGACGAAATGGCCGCCTTGCTCGAGGGCCGAATCGGCGACTACTACTTCGCCGACTACGACTGTCCCCTGCGCTACGAGCCGTCGGGGCAGGACTTCCTCTCTCCCTGCCTGGCGGAGGCGGATCTCGTCCGCCGCGTGAAGGCTCCAGCCGACTTCGCCGACTGGCTGCACCGGTTTCTGCCCGGGATTCCGGATGCCGGCGGGGCGGGGTGGCTCGAACCGGCCGTGGTGACCGACCCGACCGACGGGAAGCTGGTGCATCTCGACGGCCTGAACCTCAGCCGCGCCTGGATGCTGGACGGCATTGCGGCGGGGCTCCCGGCGAGTGATGGCCGACGGACCGCCCTCCTCGCCGCGGCAGAGGCTCACCGCGCGTCGGGGCTCGCCTCGGTCACCGGAGCGACCTACGAGGGCGGCCACTGGCTGGGCACGTTCGCCGCTTACGTCCTCACCAACCGCGGCCTGCCGAAGCCAACCGGCCGCTGACCATCAGCCGGCGCGCGGAACGTCGGTCAGCCCGCCGGCATAGCCAATCGACGTCTGTCCGTCGACCTCGCCGTTTGGAACGCGCCGTGTCTGTGCGTGGACTAAGCTGGAGTCATGGGCACTCCACAAGGCGACTACCGCTCGCTCTTCTCGCTGCCGCCCGAGTCGCACTACCTCAACTGCGCGTTCATGGCCCCGGCCTCGAAGCGCGTCGCCGCCGCCGGGCGGCAGGCGCTGGAGCGCATCGAAGCGCCCGCCCGGCTCGGAATCGCCGATTTCTTCGAGCCGAGCTCGCGCGTCCGCCAGCTCTTCGCGCAGATCATCGGCGCGTCCGATCCGGATCGCGTCGCGATCATCCCGTCCGTTTCCTATGCCATGGCGACGATTGCGCGCAACACGCCGCTCGCGCCCGGACAGACGGTCGTCGTCGTCGAGGAACAGTTCCCGAGCGTGGTCTACACCTGGCGACGCGCCTGCAGCGAGGCGGGCGCGACGCTGCGCACCGTCGCCGCGCCGGAAACCGCCGGATCGCGCGCCGAGGCCTGGAACACCGCCCTACTGGACGCGATCGACGAGCGGACGGCGGTGGTTGCCATTCCGGAGCTGCACTGGACCGACGGTGCGCGGTTCGATCTGGCGGCGGTCGGCGCGCGCGCGCGGGCCGTGGGCGCCCGGCTGGTCATCGACGGGACGCAGTCCGTCGGCGCGCTGCCGTTGGATGTCGGACGCATCCGTCCGGACGCGGTGGCCTGCGCCGGCTACAAGTGGCTGACCGGACCGTACTCCGTCGGCGCGGCCTGGTACGGCCCCGCCTTCGACGGTGGTACGCCGATCGAGGAGAACTGGATCACGCGCCCCGACAGCGACCACTTCAACGAGCTCGTCAACTACCGCGACGACTATCGGCCGGGCGCCATCCGCTACGACGTCGGCGAACGTTCGAACTTCGTCCTGCTGCCGATGTTCGAAGCCGCGCTGGAGCAGGTGCGCGACTGGAAGCCGGAGACGGTTGCGGCGCACACGCGTGCCCTTACCGACCGGGTGGTGCCGCGCCTCCGCGAGTTGGGCTGCCGCATCGAGGACGCGCGCTGGCGCGCCGGACACCTGCTCGGCGTGCGGCTGCCGGACGGCGCCGACATCCCGCAGCTTGGCCGCAATCTCGCCGAGCGGAATGTGTCGGTCTCGCTGCGCGGCGGCGCCATCCGCATCGCGCCGCATCTGTACAACGACGCCGCCGACCTCGACGTGCTGCTCGACGTCCTTTGCGCCGTGCTCGCCGGCGCCGTGCGGGCCTGACGAAGGCCCGAGTGCCGGCGCGGCGGTTCACGACCAGCAATTGGCTATGATTGGGCCTTCGAGGATCATGTGAGCCGTTCGGAGTCCGTGCCGCAGTCGGCCGGCGACGCCGCGGGCCGGCCGCGGGGCGGCGGGACGTTTGCCGCGCGGGCACGCTGCGCATGGGCCGTCGCGTCGCTCGTCGTAGTCCAGGGAATCGTCTGCGGACTGGCCATTCTGCCCGTCATGGCGGTGTGGCAGCCGCTGCTCGCCTGGACGGAGGGCGACCCCGTCGCACGGATGGTCGCCGCCAGTTTCGCCATCGTTCCGTCGTACGCCCTGTTCGCCATCACGTTGATGTTCGGATCGGCGCTCGCCACCCGCGTGACCGGCTGGCGAACACGGCCCGACGCCGAGATGCGACTCGCCGATCTCGACTGGCCGCTGCTGGACTGGGTGCGCTACATGGTCGCCATTCACGTCGTACGGCTGTTCGCCGGCACCCTCTTCCGCGGAACGCCGATCTGGAGCGCCTACCTGCGCCTGAACGGCGCCCGCGTGGGGCGCCGCGTCTACGTGAACAGCCTGGCCGTGAGCGACCACAACCTTCTCGAGTTCGGCGACGACGTGGTCATCGGCGGCGACGTTCACCTGTCGGGCCACACCGTCGAGCGCGGTTTCGTGAAGACGGCGCACGTGCGCCTGGGAGACCG
Coding sequences:
- a CDS encoding ATP-binding protein; translation: MARPIPITRIHESFGVHSVVALTGPRQCGKTTLARAIAADVHQSTYFDLEAAVDRRRLQAPEQTLGRLFGLVVIDEVQRLPALFETVRVLVDRPDNGARFLLLGSASPVLVKGVSETLAGRAGLVDLSGFDLREVAADSWRRLWLRGGFPRSYLAPDGKGSWLWRESFVRTFLERDIPQFGITIPAETLRRFWTMIAHYHAQTWNAAELARALGASEGTARRYLDILAGAFMVRILPPWFENLRKRQIKAPKVYVRDTGLLHALLDLERENDLAGHPKVGASFEGFAIEQLCIAFETSNACFWATHGGAELDLLVTHGGKRYGFECKLADAPGTTRSMRVALDDLGLEHLWVVYPGDEPYRLDDRISVLPVARIPQLAASLREGA
- a CDS encoding DUF2891 domain-containing protein; the protein is MAARLAGLALDCVHREYPNKVAHVLNDDGDARPPRELTPAFYGCYDWHSSVHGHWLLARLARLYPGAETAAASRTALTRSLTAENLRAEVDYVDTPGRDTFERPYGLAWLLQLAAELREWDDPDARRWRDALAPLESLAAERIREWLPKLTYPIRGGEHSQTAFAFGLILDWARTAGDDEMAALLEGRIGDYYFADYDCPLRYEPSGQDFLSPCLAEADLVRRVKAPADFADWLHRFLPGIPDAGGAGWLEPAVVTDPTDGKLVHLDGLNLSRAWMLDGIAAGLPASDGRRTALLAAAEAHRASGLASVTGATYEGGHWLGTFAAYVLTNRGLPKPTGR
- a CDS encoding aminotransferase class V-fold PLP-dependent enzyme, with amino-acid sequence MGTPQGDYRSLFSLPPESHYLNCAFMAPASKRVAAAGRQALERIEAPARLGIADFFEPSSRVRQLFAQIIGASDPDRVAIIPSVSYAMATIARNTPLAPGQTVVVVEEQFPSVVYTWRRACSEAGATLRTVAAPETAGSRAEAWNTALLDAIDERTAVVAIPELHWTDGARFDLAAVGARARAVGARLVIDGTQSVGALPLDVGRIRPDAVACAGYKWLTGPYSVGAAWYGPAFDGGTPIEENWITRPDSDHFNELVNYRDDYRPGAIRYDVGERSNFVLLPMFEAALEQVRDWKPETVAAHTRALTDRVVPRLRELGCRIEDARWRAGHLLGVRLPDGADIPQLGRNLAERNVSVSLRGGAIRIAPHLYNDAADLDVLLDVLCAVLAGAVRA